Proteins from one Ahaetulla prasina isolate Xishuangbanna chromosome 2, ASM2864084v1, whole genome shotgun sequence genomic window:
- the REEP2 gene encoding receptor expression-enhancing protein 2, with protein sequence MVSWIISRLVVLVFGTLYPAYSSYKAVKTKNVKEYVKWMMYWIVFAFFTTAETLTDIILSWFPFYFELKIAFVIWLLSPYTKGSSVLYRKFVHPTLSNKEKEIDEYISQARDKSYETMMRVGKRGLNLAANAAVTAAAKGQGVLSEKLRSFSMQDLTLIRDDDTMHLQSPESHMHTSSKGHLETIDDSGASFYSSSEDMAMTQRHNGTQSDSRTEPSDDDTGDKVPKRTQSLKAPKKTIKTEPPQKAVKARPKKKATGSTAVGESA encoded by the exons ATGGTGTCCTGGATCATCTCCCGGCTGGTGGT CCTGGTTTTTGGCACCCTGTACCCGGCCTATTCTTCTTACAAAGCTGTGAAGACGAAAAATGTGAAAGAATAT GTTAAATGGATGATGTATTGGATTGTGTTTGCCTTCTTCACCACAGCAGAAACACTCACAGACATCATTCTGTCTTG GTTTCCCTTTTATTTCGAGTTGAAAATCGCATTTGTGATCTGGCTGCTCTCTCCTTATACCAAGGGATCCAGCGTCCTGTACAGGAAGTTTGTTCACCCAACGCTCTCCAATAAGGAGAAG GAAATAGATGAATATATTAGCCAGGCCCGTGACAAGAGTTATGAAACTATGATGCGTGTTGGCAAGCGAGGATTAAATCTGGCAGCAAATGCAGCAGTTACTGCAGCTGCAAAG GGCCAGGGGGTTTTGTCTGAAAAACTTCGGAGTTTCAGCATGCAAGACTTGACTTTGATTCGAGATGATGACACAATGCATTTGCAAAGCCCTGAGTCACACATGCATACGTCTTCTAAGGGCCATCTTGAAACTATTGATGATTCAG GTGCATCTTTTTACTCTTCATCTGAGGACATGGCTATGACTCAGAGACATAATGGAACACAATCTGATTCTAGAACTGAACCATCTGATGATGATACAGGAGACAAAGTTCCCAAACGAACCCAGAGCCTTAAAGCTCCTAAGAAAACAATAAAGACTGAG